One window of Novosphingobium sp. P6W genomic DNA carries:
- a CDS encoding tetratricopeptide repeat protein, translated as MSGLESLLIKARSFTKRGDAEAARALYHEVLGRHPRNARAIAALKALDEPGDTPAQIAFDRMVAAFNAGRMIEAAACGQALSDKHPHAHGVHNLLGAALLELDSHAEAEAAFCRAIAADPHGDAGYNNLAIALRRQGRMDEAEAVYRDVIARAPGYADAPYNLANLLEQAERLDEAAQWLETAAACDPGHVEAHYNLGNLRARQGYRDEAIACFAAAATLKSDHTDAHNNMGAQLLAAQRADDAIAAFDRALVANPRNVQAMVNRGKALVLKGERPAAIAAFRGALALDPQDKSARLQALFEEAHLCDWHARHEYALTQGPDAAAVQPFASLPFLDDPAHQLRRSQACAARMFPDVSPSLPDPAPSPDGRIRIGYFSADFHDHATMHLMAGFFRTHDRARFEVRLYSYGPRRETDAARIALRQQADAFTEIGPMRDKDLVALARTDALDIAVDLKGYTLGTRTRLFGQRLAPVQVSWMGYPGTSGHPAIDYFIADHVTVPAGAEAFFSEKVVRLAHCYQANDDARTIAADTRGRAGWGLPAKGFVFASFNQSYKISPAEWGIWMDLLRGAEGSVLWLLDTGADTRRNLCREAQMRGIAPARLIFAPPIPHAEHLGRLAHADLFLDTFAVNAHTTASDALWAGLPVLTLAGRQFAARVAASLVQAAGLPELAVESKAAYAAAALTLANDADRLGNLRARLAENLKSHPLFDTAGYTRRVEAAFSEMHRRRLAGLAPEHFDVE; from the coding sequence ATGAGCGGACTGGAAAGCCTCCTTATCAAGGCCAGGAGCTTTACAAAGCGCGGCGACGCCGAGGCCGCGCGCGCGCTTTACCACGAGGTGCTGGGCCGCCATCCCCGCAACGCTCGCGCCATCGCTGCCCTCAAGGCGCTGGACGAGCCGGGCGATACCCCGGCGCAGATTGCCTTCGACCGCATGGTCGCCGCTTTCAACGCCGGCCGCATGATCGAGGCGGCGGCCTGCGGACAGGCTCTCTCGGACAAGCACCCCCATGCCCACGGCGTCCATAATCTGCTGGGTGCCGCCCTGCTGGAACTGGATAGCCACGCCGAGGCGGAAGCCGCCTTTTGCCGCGCCATCGCCGCCGATCCGCACGGCGACGCCGGCTACAACAACCTCGCCATCGCGCTGCGCCGCCAAGGGCGAATGGACGAAGCCGAGGCTGTCTACCGTGACGTCATCGCCCGTGCGCCCGGCTATGCCGACGCGCCCTACAACCTTGCCAACCTGCTGGAACAGGCCGAGCGTCTGGACGAAGCAGCGCAGTGGCTGGAGACGGCGGCCGCGTGCGATCCCGGCCATGTCGAGGCACACTACAACCTCGGCAACCTCCGGGCCCGGCAGGGATACCGCGATGAAGCGATCGCCTGCTTCGCCGCCGCTGCCACATTGAAATCAGACCACACCGACGCGCACAATAATATGGGCGCCCAGCTTCTTGCCGCCCAGCGCGCCGACGACGCCATCGCCGCCTTCGACCGCGCATTGGTCGCCAATCCGCGCAACGTTCAGGCCATGGTCAATCGCGGCAAGGCGCTCGTCCTCAAAGGCGAACGGCCCGCCGCCATCGCCGCCTTCCGCGGCGCCTTGGCGCTGGACCCGCAGGACAAGTCCGCCCGGCTCCAGGCCCTGTTCGAGGAAGCACACCTTTGCGACTGGCACGCCCGCCACGAATATGCCCTGACCCAAGGCCCGGATGCCGCCGCCGTGCAGCCCTTCGCCTCGCTTCCCTTCCTGGACGATCCCGCCCATCAACTCCGCCGCTCGCAGGCATGCGCGGCCAGGATGTTCCCGGACGTTTCGCCAAGCCTGCCCGATCCCGCCCCTTCGCCGGACGGCCGCATCCGCATCGGCTATTTCTCCGCCGACTTCCACGATCACGCCACGATGCACCTGATGGCCGGTTTCTTCCGCACGCATGACCGCGCCCGCTTCGAGGTCCGTCTCTACAGCTACGGCCCGCGCCGAGAGACTGACGCAGCGCGCATCGCCTTGCGCCAGCAGGCAGACGCCTTCACCGAGATCGGCCCGATGCGCGACAAGGACCTAGTCGCGCTCGCCCGCACCGACGCTCTCGACATCGCGGTGGACCTCAAGGGTTACACGCTGGGCACCCGCACCCGCCTGTTCGGCCAGCGCCTCGCCCCGGTGCAGGTCAGCTGGATGGGCTATCCGGGAACGTCGGGCCACCCGGCCATCGACTACTTCATCGCCGACCACGTTACCGTGCCGGCAGGCGCGGAAGCCTTCTTCAGCGAAAAGGTCGTGCGCCTTGCTCACTGCTACCAGGCCAACGACGATGCCCGCACAATTGCCGCCGACACGCGGGGCCGCGCCGGGTGGGGCCTGCCGGCGAAAGGCTTCGTCTTCGCCAGCTTCAACCAGAGCTACAAGATTTCCCCCGCCGAATGGGGCATCTGGATGGACCTGCTCCGCGGCGCCGAGGGCAGTGTCCTGTGGCTGCTCGACACCGGAGCGGATACCCGGCGAAACCTGTGCCGTGAGGCTCAGATGCGCGGCATTGCCCCCGCACGGCTGATCTTCGCACCGCCCATCCCCCACGCCGAACACCTCGGAAGGCTGGCGCACGCAGACCTCTTCCTGGATACCTTCGCAGTCAACGCCCACACTACGGCAAGCGATGCGCTATGGGCAGGCCTGCCGGTACTGACACTGGCCGGACGCCAATTTGCCGCCCGCGTCGCAGCGAGCCTTGTCCAGGCAGCAGGGCTTCCAGAGCTGGCTGTAGAAAGCAAAGCCGCCTACGCCGCAGCCGCGCTGACACTGGCCAATGACGCAGACCGCCTGGGAAATTTACGCGCACGCCTGGCCGAAAACCTCAAATCCCATCCGTTGTTCGACACCGCCGGCTACACGCGCAGGGTCGAAGCCGCCTTCAGCGAAATGCACCGCCGGCGGCTGGCGGGCCTCGCGCCAGAGCATTTCGATGTGGAGTGA
- a CDS encoding SDR family oxidoreductase produces MTSHNQGPLAGKVALVTGASSGIGEAAALCLAQAGASVALSARRADRLAGLVATIEAAGGKALAIPGDMMIEDDAKRAVEETVTALGAIDILINSAGVMQAGGIENCDTDLYRRVIDINLMGTVYTCAAAVPHMLKQGEGDIITISSLAGRKGGPMTSAYSASKHAANSFTDGIRQELGGKNIRVTTLMPGATETEVGDNIVDPNWRTAIKAHVGKEGAVKPRDIGEAIVFILSMPRRTNISEITVRPTTDTSA; encoded by the coding sequence ATGACGTCGCACAATCAGGGGCCCCTTGCCGGAAAAGTCGCGCTGGTCACCGGGGCCTCGTCTGGCATCGGCGAAGCTGCGGCGCTGTGTTTGGCGCAGGCAGGCGCCAGCGTCGCGCTCTCTGCCCGCCGCGCCGACAGGCTGGCGGGACTGGTCGCCACGATCGAGGCTGCGGGCGGCAAGGCTCTGGCGATCCCCGGCGACATGATGATCGAGGATGACGCAAAGCGCGCGGTGGAGGAAACCGTCACCGCGCTGGGCGCGATCGACATCCTGATCAATTCGGCCGGAGTGATGCAGGCGGGCGGTATCGAGAACTGCGACACCGACCTTTACCGCCGCGTCATCGATATCAACCTGATGGGCACCGTCTACACCTGCGCGGCGGCGGTGCCCCACATGTTGAAACAGGGCGAGGGCGATATCATCACGATCTCCTCGCTCGCGGGCCGCAAGGGTGGACCGATGACCAGTGCCTATTCGGCCAGCAAGCATGCCGCCAATTCGTTCACCGATGGCATCCGTCAGGAACTGGGCGGCAAGAACATCCGCGTCACCACGCTGATGCCGGGCGCCACCGAGACCGAGGTGGGAGACAACATCGTCGACCCGAACTGGCGCACCGCGATCAAGGCCCACGTCGGCAAGGAAGGCGCGGTCAAGCCGCGCGACATCGGCGAGGCCATCGTCTTCATCCTGTCGATGCCGCGCCGCACCAACATTTCGGAGATCACCGTCAGGCCGACGACCGATACCTCCGCCTGA
- a CDS encoding SDR family NAD(P)-dependent oxidoreductase, with product MAGRLQDKVCVITGAGSGMGKAMAQLFHAQGARLVLTDISGQQDEVAAALGGDVIALHCDVSDEAQVQAMIAAAETRFGRLDVLCNNAGFGGGMAALHKQPVELWDKVHATNIRGVFLCMKYGIEAMLRTGGGAIVNTSSASAVIGWKHHGVYSSAKAGVHQLTKVAALDYSDQNIRVNAVAPGTMWTGLVEASKTHDVPPEGFPTLAGIPMGRWGYAQDIANAALFLASDEAAYITGVILPVDGGYSIGFSGMGAERPGIVSVNTDAA from the coding sequence ATGGCCGGAAGGCTTCAGGACAAGGTCTGCGTCATCACCGGCGCAGGTTCAGGCATGGGCAAGGCGATGGCGCAGCTGTTCCATGCGCAGGGAGCGAGGCTGGTTCTCACCGATATTTCGGGCCAGCAGGACGAAGTGGCCGCCGCGCTCGGCGGCGATGTGATCGCGCTGCACTGCGACGTTTCCGACGAAGCGCAGGTCCAGGCGATGATCGCCGCCGCCGAGACCCGTTTCGGGCGGCTCGACGTGCTGTGCAACAATGCCGGTTTCGGCGGCGGCATGGCGGCACTGCACAAGCAGCCGGTGGAGCTTTGGGACAAAGTCCATGCCACCAACATCCGCGGTGTTTTCCTCTGCATGAAATACGGCATCGAGGCGATGCTCAGGACCGGCGGCGGGGCTATCGTCAATACCAGCTCGGCCTCGGCCGTGATCGGCTGGAAGCATCACGGGGTCTACAGCTCGGCCAAGGCCGGGGTGCACCAGCTGACCAAGGTGGCCGCGCTTGATTATTCGGACCAGAACATCCGGGTGAACGCAGTGGCCCCCGGTACCATGTGGACCGGCCTCGTCGAAGCCTCCAAGACGCACGATGTCCCGCCTGAGGGGTTCCCCACGCTGGCCGGCATCCCGATGGGGCGCTGGGGTTATGCGCAGGACATCGCCAATGCCGCACTGTTCCTGGCAAGCGACGAGGCTGCCTATATCACCGGCGTGATCCTGCCGGTGGACGGGGGCTATTCGATCGGCTTTTCGGGAATGGGCGCGGAGCGTCCGGGCATCGTCAGCGTCAATACCGACGCGGCGTGA
- a CDS encoding sulfotransferase translates to MTVDEVIAAARAETGLMEIGDPAALEGLEVLLQSYAGEAAFTERGSQLAHRDLVKYMANRLRIEDWLARHPQLLEREVEKPLFVFGLPRTGTTLLINLLAADPVRRAFLRWESHDPVPPPRPEELNAGPRWHKMQEQTQVALQHMPKIAAIHYEEAHSPTECQFSMNYSFCAQVFESQADVPGYRDWLLHKADYRPAFRFHKRLLQLLQADTGGRWTLKNPWHPLFLDALTEVYPDAQLVMTHRDPADVLGSIGSLIENVRMIYSDKVDLARIGETFMETFALMIERQEAFRAKHGAGAILDVQYVDVVKDPIGECRRIYKHFGEPFTAETQSAMDGYMAANPKGKHGTHDYTLERYGLTREGVHAAFADYIERYRIPVKQGA, encoded by the coding sequence ATGACTGTCGACGAGGTGATCGCAGCCGCGCGGGCCGAAACCGGGCTGATGGAAATCGGCGATCCCGCAGCGCTGGAAGGGCTTGAGGTACTGCTGCAAAGCTACGCCGGGGAAGCCGCTTTTACCGAGCGCGGCAGCCAGCTCGCCCACCGCGACCTCGTGAAGTACATGGCGAACCGCCTGCGGATCGAGGACTGGCTGGCGCGCCACCCGCAGCTGCTGGAACGCGAAGTCGAAAAGCCGCTGTTCGTCTTCGGCCTGCCGCGCACCGGCACGACGCTGCTGATCAACCTGCTTGCCGCCGATCCGGTGCGCCGCGCCTTCCTGCGCTGGGAATCGCACGACCCGGTGCCGCCCCCGCGCCCTGAAGAACTGAATGCCGGACCGCGCTGGCACAAGATGCAGGAACAGACGCAGGTGGCGCTCCAGCACATGCCCAAGATCGCCGCCATCCATTACGAGGAAGCGCATAGCCCGACCGAGTGCCAGTTCTCGATGAACTACTCCTTCTGCGCGCAGGTCTTCGAATCGCAGGCCGACGTGCCGGGGTACCGCGACTGGCTGCTGCACAAGGCCGACTACCGGCCAGCGTTCCGTTTCCACAAGCGGCTGCTGCAATTGCTCCAGGCCGACACGGGCGGGCGCTGGACGCTCAAGAACCCTTGGCATCCGCTGTTCCTGGACGCGCTGACCGAAGTGTACCCGGACGCGCAGCTTGTCATGACGCACCGCGATCCGGCCGACGTGCTGGGCTCTATCGGCAGCCTGATCGAGAACGTGCGGATGATCTATTCGGACAAGGTGGACCTTGCGCGCATCGGCGAGACTTTCATGGAAACCTTCGCGCTGATGATCGAGCGGCAGGAAGCCTTCCGCGCGAAGCACGGCGCAGGGGCAATCCTCGACGTGCAATATGTCGACGTGGTGAAGGACCCGATCGGCGAGTGCCGCCGCATCTACAAGCACTTCGGCGAACCATTCACCGCCGAGACGCAAAGCGCGATGGACGGCTACATGGCGGCCAACCCCAAGGGCAAGCACGGCACGCACGACTACACACTGGAACGCTACGGCCTGACCCGAGAAGGCGTGCATGCGGCCTTTGCCGACTATATCGAACGCTACCGCATCCCGGTGAAGCAGGGGGCGTGA
- a CDS encoding nuclear transport factor 2 family protein has product MRSGRSDMNDALEARLERIEAQIAIADLVHHYARAVRREAYEDLAALFVAGGTFEVRSGRPDRAEFTVRQRFDTPHALVAFLSEGKGKPHPVPLIHNLMIEVEGDTARSNAMMTASITGTDKQVTGEYHDSFARVDGKWRFTARIYTVFA; this is encoded by the coding sequence GTGCGCAGCGGACGCAGCGACATGAATGATGCGCTGGAAGCCCGCCTGGAACGCATCGAGGCGCAGATTGCCATCGCCGATCTCGTCCACCACTACGCCCGCGCAGTGCGGCGCGAGGCTTATGAGGATCTGGCTGCGCTGTTTGTAGCCGGGGGTACGTTCGAAGTTCGTTCGGGGCGTCCCGACCGCGCCGAGTTCACCGTGCGCCAGCGCTTCGATACGCCCCATGCGCTGGTGGCGTTCTTGTCGGAAGGAAAGGGCAAGCCTCACCCGGTGCCGCTGATCCACAATCTGATGATCGAGGTCGAGGGCGACACTGCCCGCTCCAATGCGATGATGACGGCTTCGATTACCGGCACGGACAAGCAGGTGACCGGCGAATATCACGACAGTTTTGCGCGCGTAGACGGCAAATGGCGCTTTACTGCGCGAATATACACGGTGTTCGCATGA
- a CDS encoding pyridoxal phosphate-dependent aminotransferase, whose amino-acid sequence MIAHVEPFHATTIGRLAYELAAQGRDVIHLEYGQPSTGAPAAAIAAAHAVLDSEAGGYWESPALRERIARHYAEAYGVTVSPEQVFLTCGASPAFVLALSCLFRPGARVALARPGYVAYRNALRTLYIEPVEMACGPAERYQVTAAALDAIDPAPDGVIIASPANPTGTVIPPEELAAIAKVCARKGIAVISDEIYHGLTYGPAAQSMLQHVPDTLAVNSFSKWFSMAGWRLGWLVVPPALIDAARARIANLFLTPPVLAQHAGLVAFDCDEELHGHLANYARNRELLLAALPRLGLAHIAPPDGAFYIWADIGHLTNDSFAFCRQLLADTGVATAPGIDFDPVDGNRFIRFSFAASTPEIEDAIERMAVWFAARA is encoded by the coding sequence ATGATCGCTCACGTCGAACCGTTTCACGCCACCACCATCGGCCGCCTCGCCTATGAACTCGCGGCGCAGGGGCGCGATGTCATTCACCTGGAGTACGGCCAGCCCTCCACCGGCGCGCCCGCTGCGGCCATCGCCGCGGCCCACGCGGTGCTCGACAGCGAGGCAGGCGGTTACTGGGAAAGCCCGGCCCTGCGCGAGCGTATCGCCCGCCATTATGCCGAGGCTTACGGCGTCACCGTCTCTCCCGAGCAGGTGTTCCTGACCTGCGGCGCATCGCCGGCGTTCGTGCTGGCGCTTTCCTGCCTGTTTCGCCCCGGCGCCCGGGTTGCCCTCGCGCGGCCCGGATATGTGGCGTACCGCAATGCACTGCGCACGCTCTACATCGAGCCGGTCGAGATGGCCTGCGGGCCTGCGGAGCGTTACCAGGTCACCGCCGCCGCGCTCGATGCGATAGATCCCGCGCCGGACGGGGTTATCATCGCCAGCCCCGCCAATCCCACCGGCACCGTGATCCCGCCTGAGGAACTGGCCGCCATCGCCAAAGTTTGCGCGCGCAAGGGCATCGCGGTGATTTCGGACGAAATCTACCACGGCCTTACGTATGGGCCGGCAGCGCAGTCGATGCTCCAGCATGTGCCGGATACGCTGGCGGTGAACAGCTTTTCCAAATGGTTCAGCATGGCCGGCTGGCGGCTGGGCTGGCTGGTCGTGCCGCCAGCGCTGATCGACGCGGCGCGCGCGCGCATCGCCAACCTGTTCCTCACCCCGCCGGTCCTGGCCCAGCACGCCGGGCTCGTCGCCTTCGACTGCGATGAGGAACTGCACGGCCATCTCGCCAATTATGCGCGCAACCGCGAGCTGTTGCTTGCCGCGCTGCCGCGCCTCGGCCTTGCCCATATCGCTCCGCCCGACGGCGCATTCTACATCTGGGCGGACATCGGCCACCTCACCAATGACAGCTTCGCCTTCTGCCGCCAGCTTCTGGCGGACACCGGCGTCGCCACCGCGCCGGGGATCGATTTCGATCCCGTCGACGGCAACCGCTTCATCCGCTTCAGCTTCGCCGCCTCCACCCCCGAAATCGAGGATGCGATCGAGCGGATGGCCGTCTGGTTCGCCGCGCGCGCCTGA
- a CDS encoding response regulator transcription factor, producing the protein MDLISNLILIDSDSRRRAGISHVLSAGNIHVEPFENVSELAASWPRSGVVLIHDEDGTIEHLIESMAQHGDWFPIIAFSESPDAQRIVQAILDGAIDYIAWPISPEELTENLGKAITRAESLGNAKLREVMARARVDRLTRREREVLGGVASGLSNRLIGEKLSISPRTVEIHRANMLNKLGANHTSDAIRIAIEASLVN; encoded by the coding sequence GTGGACCTCATCTCGAACCTTATCTTAATCGACAGCGACAGCCGGCGCCGTGCCGGCATCAGTCATGTGCTGTCCGCCGGCAATATCCATGTCGAACCGTTCGAGAACGTGTCGGAACTGGCCGCTTCGTGGCCGCGCTCGGGCGTGGTGCTTATCCATGACGAGGACGGGACCATCGAACACCTGATCGAAAGCATGGCCCAGCACGGCGACTGGTTCCCGATCATCGCCTTCAGCGAAAGCCCCGACGCGCAGCGCATCGTCCAGGCCATCCTCGACGGTGCGATCGACTACATCGCATGGCCGATCAGCCCCGAAGAACTCACCGAAAACCTGGGCAAGGCGATCACCCGCGCCGAAAGCCTTGGCAATGCCAAGCTGCGCGAAGTCATGGCCCGCGCCCGGGTTGACCGCCTGACCCGCCGCGAACGCGAAGTGCTCGGCGGCGTCGCCAGCGGACTGTCCAACCGCCTGATCGGCGAAAAGCTCTCGATCAGCCCGCGCACGGTGGAAATCCACCGCGCCAACATGCTCAACAAGCTGGGTGCCAACCACACCTCCGACGCGATCCGCATCGCCATAGAGGCATCGCTGGTGAATTGA
- the fliS gene encoding flagellar export chaperone FliS, whose product MLRMTSPQEAYRRVDFDARVSGAGPAELVHLCFEHLVSALGTAVHADLRGDNCLKSRSMTRALTAITALQMGIAGAEGVAGALSQLYEAARRTILDSALQFDAERITELRTDFCEIGQALKAG is encoded by the coding sequence ATGCTCCGGATGACCTCCCCTCAGGAAGCCTACCGCCGGGTGGATTTCGACGCCCGCGTCAGCGGCGCCGGCCCGGCCGAACTGGTGCACTTGTGCTTCGAACATCTGGTCAGCGCGCTGGGCACCGCCGTCCATGCCGACCTGCGCGGCGACAACTGCCTGAAAAGCCGCTCGATGACCCGCGCGCTCACCGCCATCACCGCGCTGCAGATGGGCATTGCCGGGGCCGAAGGGGTCGCCGGCGCGCTCAGCCAGCTTTACGAAGCAGCGCGGCGCACGATTCTGGATAGCGCGCTGCAGTTCGATGCGGAGAGGATCACCGAACTGCGCACGGACTTCTGCGAGATCGGCCAGGCCCTGAAAGCAGGGTAA